Sequence from the Thioclava sp. GXIMD4216 genome:
CAGAGCTTCAATCTGCTGGAGTTGATGCTGAGCTGTCTTCAGCTTGGCTTCGAAGGCCAGTACCGGACGCTGCCCAATGGCTCGGTCGAGCTGGCGCGTATCCGCTCCGCTATCTACGAGACCCTGCGCCGTGTCAGCCCGCGCCCCGATGATGATGTCTCGCCCGCTTGGGAGGGCGTGCCGATGCATGGCCGCCGCCAGCGCGGCGCGACGCCCGTCTGGGTGGTGGGGCTGATTGCAGGTGCGATGCTGGTGGCGCTGTTTGCGACGCTTTCCACGCTTTTGACCCGCCAGTCTGCCACGGTGCGCGATCAGGTTCTGGCGCTGCATCGCGGGATCCCCGATGTCACGATCGAGCGGACAGAGCCCGTGGTGACCCCCTATCAGGCCAGCTCGACCCAGATGCAGCGGATCAGCGATGCGCTGCAATCCGAAATCGATGCGGGGCGGGTCGAGGTGACGCAGAGCACAGATTGGGTTCTGGTGCGCGTGGGCGATGCACTGCGCTTTGCCACAGGGCGCGAGACCTTGGCCGATACGCAATCGGTGATGCCGCTTCTGGGCGCGATTGCGCAGACGCTGGATAAGGAAAACGGGCCGATCCGCGTGGTGGGCCATACGGATTCGGTGCCGATGTCGGGCCGCGGGCGTTTCAAGACCAATCAGGCCTTGTCCGAGGCGCGGGCGCAGACCGTTGCCGGTGTGCTCGAGGGGCTGGTCAAAGACCCCGCCCGTATCAGCGCCGAAGGTAAAGGGGCGACCGATCCGGTGGCCGATAACAAGACGGCTGAAGGCCGCGCCCGTAACCGCCGGGTCGAGATCATGATCCCGCGGGAGGACTGAGATGGCATTTTCTCTTCTGAAAAAGGCAGCCCGCGCGACGGCGTCCGGCTTCCGGCATAAATGGGTGCGCCGTGTGATGATCGCGCTGGCGCTGGTGGGCGCGGGGCTGGCGATCTGGTTCGGCTTTGTGATGACCGGCCTTGATCTTCTGGCCTCGCCCTGGCTTCGCGGCGGGGTGATCGCCCTGCTATATGCGGTGGTGGGGCTTGTCTGGGTCCTGCGCTGGCGCAAGCGGCGCAAGAAGGCGCAGGCGTTGGAAGACAGCCTGTTCTCGGCCCCCGCCAGCGACAGCAAGGTGCTGAACGAGCGCATGCAGGAGGCGATGGCCAAGCTGCGCAAATCGGGCGGGCGCAACTATCTCTATGATCTGCCGTGGTATGTCATCATCGGTCCGCCCGGCGCGGGCAAGACGACCGCTCTGGCCAATTCGGGCATCGAGTTTCCGGGGCAGGACGGTCTGGCCGATCATGCGCGCGGCTTTGGTGGCACCCGCAACTGCGACTGGTGGTTTGCCGAGGATGCCGTGCTGATCGACACCGCTGGCCGCTACACCACGCAAGACAGCGACCGTCAGGCCGATCAGGCCTCATGGAAGGCGTTTCTGGACCTGTTGAAAAAGGGCCGCCCCGACCAGCCGGTCAATGGCGTGATGCTGGCGTTTTCGGTGGAAGACGTGATGAACGCCACCGAGGATAGTCTTCAGGCCCATGCCGAGACCGTACGTGCCCGTCTGGCCGAACTGCACGAGACCCTGCGCATCGATGTGCCGGTCTATGCGATTTTCACCAAGGCCGACCTGATCTCGGGGTTCCGCGAATATTTCGGGTCCTTCTCGCAGTCGCGGCGCAAGCTGGTCTGGGGGCATACCTTCCAGACCCGCGACCGCAAGGCCGCCACCCATGAAGAGGTGCCCGCCGCCTTTGACGCGCTGCTGACGCGGCTGAGCGACGAGGTCGTGGACCGCATGACAGAAGAGCCCGATCCCGCCTCGCGGATCGCGATTTTCGGCCTGCCGGGGCAGATGGAGATGCTGCGCGACAAGATGGCCGAATTCCTGCGGCTGGTCTTTGAACCGACGCGCTACAAATCGGCGGCGATCCTGCGCGGCTTCTATTTCACCTCCGGCACACAGGAGGGCACGCCCGTCGATCAGGTGCTGGGGGCGATGGCGCGTGACAGCCAGTCCGAGGGCTTCCGTCCCGCTTTCATGTCGGGCAAGGGCAAGAGCTATTTCCTGCATGACCTTCTGCGCAAGGTGATCTTTGCCGAGCGCGACTGGGTGGGCTTTGACCGCAAGGCCGTGCGCCGCCGCCAGATCCTGCATACCGGCGGGCTGGCGCTGATTTCGGTGGTGACGCTTCTGGGGATGGCAGGCTTTGGCTATGCGTTCTGGAAAAGCGCCGACCAGCTGCGCGCGGCGCAGGTGGATGCCAGCGATTATGCCGATACCGCTCGCGAGGAACTGTCGAAGACGGTGATCTCGGACGATGATCCGGCACCCGTTCTGCCGGAATTGCAGCGTCTGCGCGATATGCGCGCGGGCTATGCCGACAAGACCGCCCCGCCGCTGATCGAGAATATGGGCCTGTCGCGCTGGAGCGAGCTGCATCAGGCGGCCAATCGCGCCTATTCCGACGGGCTGGAGCGGATGCTGCGCCCGCGTCTGGTGCTCTATCTTGAAAACACCATTCCGCAACTGATTGCCGACGGCAATACCGCCGGCGTCTATCGGGCGCTGAAGGTCTATCTGCTGCTGGGCGGGCAGGGGCCTGCGAAATCGTCCGATATGGCAGCGGTCGAGAGCTATTTCGACGATCTGTGGAGCGCGCGATATTCCGCCCCCGGCGAGACCCGTATCCATGACCAGCTTATGGGCCATCTGCAAGCCATGCTGCAACTCGATGGTGACCGTACCGACCTGATCGGTATCGATAATGCCATCGTGACCAAGGCCCGCGATGCCATTGTCAACCTGCCGCTGGCCGAGCAGGCCTATGCCTCGATCAAGGATCGGGCCATCAGTTCGGGGCAGACGGCCTTCGGGCTGGCCGATGCCATTGGCG
This genomic interval carries:
- the icmH gene encoding type IVB secretion system protein IcmH/DotU; translated protein: MSDDDDKTVFGQPLPSFPPRKDAGRPAAPQPPAREDDTWLGGALKPQQGYPAASPQQPPYPAPQPPQGWGHPVPPQPPQPAPQGGYPGQNPPGPNPYLPPQQPAATPYGQPLYQPDTGARPEGAGMFPDLNQPQAQAARVAPRIALADALRASARQSGEGAASNPLLAEATGLLILLGRLRTGLVEMQSGPLLDHVARAIDDFETRALARGLPAPQVRDAKYALSATADDIVQNLPGADRGMWLQYSMVARFFGERSSGVGFFQKVDEAMKVPGQSFNLLELMLSCLQLGFEGQYRTLPNGSVELARIRSAIYETLRRVSPRPDDDVSPAWEGVPMHGRRQRGATPVWVVGLIAGAMLVALFATLSTLLTRQSATVRDQVLALHRGIPDVTIERTEPVVTPYQASSTQMQRISDALQSEIDAGRVEVTQSTDWVLVRVGDALRFATGRETLADTQSVMPLLGAIAQTLDKENGPIRVVGHTDSVPMSGRGRFKTNQALSEARAQTVAGVLEGLVKDPARISAEGKGATDPVADNKTAEGRARNRRVEIMIPRED
- the tssM gene encoding type VI secretion system membrane subunit TssM, whose protein sequence is MAFSLLKKAARATASGFRHKWVRRVMIALALVGAGLAIWFGFVMTGLDLLASPWLRGGVIALLYAVVGLVWVLRWRKRRKKAQALEDSLFSAPASDSKVLNERMQEAMAKLRKSGGRNYLYDLPWYVIIGPPGAGKTTALANSGIEFPGQDGLADHARGFGGTRNCDWWFAEDAVLIDTAGRYTTQDSDRQADQASWKAFLDLLKKGRPDQPVNGVMLAFSVEDVMNATEDSLQAHAETVRARLAELHETLRIDVPVYAIFTKADLISGFREYFGSFSQSRRKLVWGHTFQTRDRKAATHEEVPAAFDALLTRLSDEVVDRMTEEPDPASRIAIFGLPGQMEMLRDKMAEFLRLVFEPTRYKSAAILRGFYFTSGTQEGTPVDQVLGAMARDSQSEGFRPAFMSGKGKSYFLHDLLRKVIFAERDWVGFDRKAVRRRQILHTGGLALISVVTLLGMAGFGYAFWKSADQLRAAQVDASDYADTAREELSKTVISDDDPAPVLPELQRLRDMRAGYADKTAPPLIENMGLSRWSELHQAANRAYSDGLERMLRPRLVLYLENTIPQLIADGNTAGVYRALKVYLLLGGQGPAKSSDMAAVESYFDDLWSARYSAPGETRIHDQLMGHLQAMLQLDGDRTDLIGIDNAIVTKARDAIVNLPLAEQAYASIKDRAISSGQTAFGLADAIGGQVDQVLTTNDGTDLHQLVVPGLYTFEGYWGFFLDELTNARARLEEDRWVLGDAADRVDYQRQLGSLSRDLHRMYRQQFDAAWNNVLSRLALQRMSADPPRYDKLAVAGSSVNSPLLRLVEEVDRQTRLSRLYDKLDTLSPEQAAQMAAGGGDLGAALGDTAFNQIYAGSGVFQRVVMDQLRASSTGKSQTRAQSAGGASATDDSQRAQVERISGDFAIWHRLLDGEQGGRAIDVVLSNLQALRENRRNASLAPTPADETMLRQQLATLTMNNSALPKPLATMLNGVEREFSSVAQDATVSQLNRALNDDVGAFCREFIAPYFPFAQNGRHVSPAIFGQFFGPGGRMDRYFTTYLQPYVSRGENGLEPAPDNALGQRLSPALLRSFSQAEAIRMAFFASGSSEPEVSMSITHVSSSPSVQLAVLTMNGKQLRTQPNSTAAEMVWPGQSSGVNLSLYPQSEGGNSALNFNDGRWDIVSFLRNGVVKINGNVANVAEQVGGRSITYRFEFDSTTVPFLMPELSEFTCPVSVE